In Gemmobacter sp., a single genomic region encodes these proteins:
- a CDS encoding efflux transporter outer membrane subunit, with product MSALLKPLSLSALLLLSACAVGPDPMAKPQAALPASFAEGNTGPAGDVAAHAWWGDYRDRMLSDLVARGLAQNLDVMAANERIRAAEADLSATGPLVAPLDGSTTAVRERGATSGGAVGHATTSSLSAAFVFDLFGGQRRARQGAAAALQSSVDQAQTVRLAWLASVISAYADARFNQQALALTRETISARARTVDITRTKTEMGSATAFELAQAEALLATARADLPGYEAQFNAQVFRLATLLDEPAGPLLSAMQRGAAPLRTPAGPGTGTPADLLRNRPDVRSTEQDLAAALAAVGVAQAAMLPSISLTGRISDVAGSQTWGFGPQLSLPVFNQGTLQATRARRVSEVRQAEIAWRAAVSAAVEDVQTAQSNLRRHRQRSGTLQTAAASYDRAYDLAQQNFQAGSLSLLDLLEVDRSRASARLSAALAQGDAAKEWAVLQIAIGAGARQGQP from the coding sequence ATGAGCGCGCTGTTGAAACCCCTGTCGCTGTCGGCGCTGCTGTTGCTGTCGGCCTGCGCCGTGGGGCCCGACCCCATGGCGAAACCGCAGGCGGCGCTGCCGGCCAGCTTTGCCGAAGGCAACACCGGCCCGGCGGGCGATGTGGCGGCCCACGCCTGGTGGGGCGATTACCGCGACCGGATGCTGTCCGATCTGGTGGCGCGCGGGTTGGCGCAGAACCTGGATGTGATGGCCGCCAACGAACGCATCCGCGCGGCCGAGGCCGATCTTTCGGCCACCGGCCCGCTGGTGGCACCGCTTGACGGGTCCACCACGGCGGTGCGCGAACGCGGGGCGACCAGCGGGGGGGCGGTCGGCCATGCCACCACCTCCAGCCTGTCGGCGGCTTTCGTGTTCGACCTGTTCGGCGGCCAGCGCCGGGCACGGCAGGGGGCGGCGGCGGCGCTGCAATCCAGCGTCGATCAGGCGCAGACGGTGCGGCTGGCCTGGCTTGCCTCGGTCATTTCCGCCTATGCCGATGCGCGGTTCAACCAGCAGGCGCTGGCCCTGACGCGCGAAACCATTTCGGCCCGCGCCCGCACGGTGGACATCACCCGCACCAAGACGGAAATGGGATCCGCCACCGCGTTCGAACTCGCCCAGGCCGAGGCGCTGCTGGCCACCGCCCGCGCCGACCTGCCGGGATACGAGGCACAGTTCAACGCGCAGGTGTTCCGCCTGGCCACCCTGCTGGATGAACCGGCCGGCCCCCTGCTGTCGGCCATGCAGCGCGGCGCCGCGCCCCTGCGCACGCCGGCCGGCCCCGGCACCGGCACCCCGGCCGATCTGCTGCGCAACCGCCCCGATGTGCGGTCGACCGAACAGGATCTGGCCGCGGCGCTGGCGGCGGTGGGGGTGGCGCAGGCTGCCATGCTGCCATCCATCAGCCTGACCGGGCGCATCAGCGATGTGGCGGGCAGCCAGACCTGGGGCTTTGGCCCGCAGCTGTCGCTGCCGGTGTTCAACCAGGGCACCTTGCAGGCCACCCGCGCCCGCCGCGTGTCCGAGGTGCGGCAGGCCGAAATCGCCTGGCGCGCCGCCGTTTCCGCCGCGGTCGAAGATGTGCAGACCGCGCAATCCAACCTGCGCCGCCATCGCCAGCGGTCGGGCACGCTGCAAACCGCCGCCGCATCCTATGACCGCGCCTATGATCTGGCGCAGCAGAACTTTCAGGCAGGTTCCCTGTCGCTGCTGGACCTGCTGGAGGTGGATCGTTCCCGCGCCTCGGCCCGGTTGTCGGCCGCCCTGGCGCAGGGCGATGCGGCCAAGGAATGGGCGGTGTTGCAGATTGCCATCGGGGCAGGGGCGCGCCAGGGGCAACCCTAG